A window of Costertonia aggregata contains these coding sequences:
- a CDS encoding nitroreductase family protein, which translates to MIFDLIQQRRSVFPPQYNDRPIAKKDIEKILEAANRAPTHRKTEPWRFKVIQGDKKAELGEFLSNTYIDITVKPKQIKAKKLIENPKRAAAIIAICMQRDPNESVPEWEEIAATAMAVQNMWLCCTAMGIGSYWSSPALIEYMDEFLPMNEGEKCLGFFYMGYFDEVLPESNRNPITDKTVWIK; encoded by the coding sequence ATGATTTTTGATTTGATACAACAAAGGCGTTCTGTTTTCCCACCACAATACAACGATAGGCCCATAGCTAAAAAGGATATTGAAAAAATTCTTGAAGCAGCCAACCGGGCACCTACCCATAGGAAGACCGAGCCATGGCGCTTTAAGGTAATTCAAGGCGATAAAAAAGCGGAATTGGGTGAGTTTTTGTCCAACACCTATATAGATATAACTGTAAAACCAAAGCAGATAAAAGCAAAAAAGCTTATTGAAAACCCTAAAAGAGCAGCTGCTATCATTGCCATATGTATGCAGCGCGATCCAAATGAAAGTGTGCCCGAATGGGAAGAGATAGCTGCGACTGCAATGGCCGTGCAGAACATGTGGCTTTGTTGCACGGCAATGGGAATAGGGAGTTATTGGAGTTCGCCGGCCCTTATTGAATATATGGATGAATTTCTCCCCATGAACGAGGGTGAAAAATGTTTGGGCTTTTTTTATATGGGCTACTTTGACGAGGTACTTCCTGAATCAAACAGAAATCCGATTACCGATAAAACGGTTTGGATCAAGTAG
- a CDS encoding LysR family transcriptional regulator, whose translation MEHQLELRHFRYFLAVAQELHFRKAAEKLYISQPGLSRQIKQMEELLQAQLFLRDKKKVSLTPAGHFLKQQTEILFKQLQDTKRRIQHIGEGDTGEIRIGFLGSAMQKVIPSLLLKLRDTYPKIKTSLEERSNINQVEAVLKNDLDLGFVRLAKVPAELKMETVYKDTFSLVLPESYPMLTRDYKGMYQFAQDNFILFNQEYSPYYYETVMSICSDAGFKPKVSHKSVHAHTIFKLVENKMGIAIVPTALQGGFRMRIKFIELRDIEQQATLSAIWKRENANPVLKNCVDLLLDRN comes from the coding sequence ATGGAGCATCAATTGGAACTAAGGCACTTTAGATATTTTTTGGCGGTGGCCCAAGAGCTTCATTTTAGAAAGGCAGCGGAAAAATTATACATTTCGCAACCCGGATTAAGTAGGCAAATAAAGCAGATGGAAGAACTTTTGCAAGCCCAATTGTTCTTGCGCGATAAGAAAAAAGTATCGCTCACACCGGCCGGCCATTTTTTGAAACAGCAAACTGAAATATTGTTCAAGCAGTTACAGGATACAAAAAGACGTATACAACACATAGGGGAAGGGGATACGGGAGAAATAAGGATTGGTTTTTTAGGTTCTGCCATGCAGAAAGTGATTCCCTCATTACTATTGAAACTGAGGGATACATATCCTAAAATAAAGACATCTCTTGAAGAGCGTTCCAACATAAATCAAGTAGAGGCAGTACTCAAGAACGATTTGGATTTGGGATTTGTTCGCTTGGCTAAAGTTCCGGCAGAATTGAAAATGGAAACTGTTTACAAGGACACGTTTTCGCTGGTCTTACCCGAAAGCTACCCCATGTTGACACGTGATTATAAGGGAATGTATCAATTTGCACAGGATAACTTTATTTTGTTCAATCAAGAATATAGCCCATATTATTACGAAACGGTTATGAGCATTTGCTCCGATGCAGGATTCAAACCTAAAGTTTCACATAAATCGGTTCATGCGCATACCATTTTTAAATTGGTGGAGAATAAAATGGGAATCGCTATTGTGCCAACCGCTTTACAGGGCGGCTTTCGTATGCGTATCAAGTTTATTGAACTTCGTGATATTGAGCAACAGGCTACCCTCTCTGCAATTTGGAAAAGGGAAAATGCAAATCCTGTGTTAAAAAATTGTGTGGATTTACTTTTAGATAGAAATTGA
- the hutH gene encoding histidine ammonia-lyase encodes MVSTPKSFHLGEGHLTVGMAICIARGQAQMRLSEETVAKISKSWEIVQKIVKKGHPVYGINTGFGPLCTTKISESQTSMLQSNILKSHSVGVGEPITAEIAKLMLILKAHSLAKGYSGIAKTTLDRIIWHIENNAIPIVPSQGSVGASGDLAPLSHLFLPLIGLGKVSFKGKTITTAELFQETGLQPIHLGPKEGLALINGTQFILAHAVNVVEKLHSVLSQADIVGAMMIEGLQGSVKPFYNELHALRPFKGNIHVAKRVKRLLKGSEIMEDHIDCERVQDPYSLRCIPQVHGASRNAWLHLKELVETELNSVTDNPVVINEALTISGGNFHGQPLAMALDYACLAASEVGNISDRRIYLALEGNSPGVPKLLMNDTGTNSGYMILQYTTAALASENKGLCFPSSADSIPTSLGQEDHVSMGSIGGRKALQVIENVEKILAIELLTAAQAFEFRKPMKSGIFLEEIHKEIRKKVAFADKDRVFADDIEKGIQMIREKTIMNVINGIGKKEGISLETKYTEVFENY; translated from the coding sequence ATGGTTTCAACACCAAAATCCTTTCATTTGGGCGAGGGCCATCTTACGGTCGGCATGGCGATATGTATTGCGAGAGGCCAGGCCCAAATGAGATTATCTGAAGAAACAGTGGCCAAAATCTCAAAAAGCTGGGAAATCGTTCAGAAAATTGTAAAGAAGGGCCATCCGGTTTATGGTATAAACACAGGGTTTGGTCCTTTATGTACCACTAAAATTTCGGAGTCACAGACTAGTATGTTACAATCCAACATTCTCAAAAGCCATAGTGTTGGCGTTGGAGAGCCTATTACTGCGGAAATAGCAAAGTTAATGTTGATTTTGAAGGCACATTCGCTGGCCAAGGGATATTCGGGCATAGCTAAGACCACTTTAGACCGCATCATTTGGCATATTGAAAACAATGCCATCCCAATAGTACCTTCGCAAGGTTCGGTAGGTGCCTCGGGTGATCTGGCGCCGCTTTCCCACTTATTTTTGCCACTCATCGGGTTGGGAAAGGTAAGTTTTAAGGGTAAAACCATAACAACTGCAGAGCTTTTTCAAGAAACAGGTCTACAGCCTATACATTTAGGCCCAAAAGAAGGGTTGGCATTGATCAACGGCACACAGTTTATCCTGGCACATGCCGTAAATGTGGTTGAAAAGCTACATTCCGTGCTGTCACAGGCAGATATTGTTGGGGCCATGATGATTGAAGGACTACAAGGCTCAGTAAAACCTTTTTACAATGAATTACATGCCCTAAGGCCCTTCAAAGGAAATATTCATGTGGCCAAACGAGTAAAAAGACTACTCAAAGGGTCAGAAATCATGGAAGATCATATAGATTGCGAACGGGTGCAGGACCCCTACTCGTTACGGTGTATTCCACAGGTTCACGGTGCTTCCCGTAATGCTTGGCTTCATCTCAAAGAATTGGTTGAAACCGAACTGAATTCGGTTACCGACAACCCAGTCGTCATAAATGAGGCGTTGACCATCAGCGGTGGTAATTTTCATGGCCAACCCTTGGCCATGGCGTTGGATTATGCCTGTTTGGCAGCATCTGAGGTCGGTAATATTTCGGATAGGCGTATTTATTTGGCGTTAGAGGGCAACAGTCCCGGAGTGCCTAAATTATTGATGAACGACACGGGCACAAACTCGGGCTACATGATTTTACAATACACTACCGCTGCTTTGGCCAGTGAGAACAAGGGGTTATGTTTCCCGTCCAGTGCGGATAGCATCCCTACTTCCCTGGGCCAAGAAGACCATGTCAGCATGGGTTCCATTGGTGGAAGAAAGGCACTACAGGTCATCGAAAACGTAGAAAAAATCTTGGCCATTGAACTATTGACGGCCGCCCAAGCCTTTGAGTTTAGAAAACCTATGAAGTCTGGTATTTTTTTGGAGGAAATTCATAAAGAAATAAGAAAAAAAGTGGCTTTTGCCGATAAGGATAGGGTATTTGCAGACGATATAGAAAAGGGCATTCAAATGATTCGGGAAAAAACAATTATGAACGTAATCAATGGTATTGGCAAAAAAGAAGGTATATCTTTAGAGACGAAGTATACCGAAGTGTTCGAAAACTATTAA
- the hutI gene encoding imidazolonepropionase → MDKKRLIGPFKQLVPMTGLSLKGAIADDALAIIPDGGVLVSEGKIEAIGTFETLRTNYSEAETHPLQGNHTCIPGCIDSHTHICFGGTRANDYALRNSGKTYLEIAKSGGGIWDTVTQTRKASKAELVKNTAKLAKRHLKNGVTTIEVKSGYGLSVDEELKMLHAIKETNELVGPDLIPTCLAAHMLPKDYPGTAEEYLEEISTVLFPLLKEQQLTNRIDAFIEESAFSALQIMPYFQKARAMGFDITVHADQFSTKGSKVAVDFKAISADHLEASTELEIQRLAKSDVIAMALPGATIGLGCAFAPARKLLDAGGALAIASDHNPGSAPMGDLLTQASILGVFEKLSNAEVMAGITFRAAAALGLYDRGRLEKGYLADLSIFHTDNYQEILYNQGNLKPCMVWKKGELVYDKHK, encoded by the coding sequence ATGGATAAGAAAAGACTTATTGGCCCCTTTAAACAGTTGGTCCCCATGACCGGACTATCGCTCAAAGGTGCTATTGCCGATGATGCCCTAGCAATCATTCCAGATGGAGGTGTTCTCGTCAGCGAAGGAAAAATTGAGGCCATCGGAACTTTTGAAACCTTACGCACCAATTACAGTGAAGCTGAAACTCACCCACTACAAGGAAACCATACCTGCATCCCCGGATGTATTGATTCGCACACACATATTTGTTTTGGAGGCACACGCGCCAATGATTATGCCTTGCGAAATTCAGGAAAAACCTATCTGGAAATTGCAAAATCAGGCGGTGGCATTTGGGATACCGTAACACAAACCAGAAAAGCCAGTAAGGCCGAGCTTGTTAAAAATACTGCAAAGCTTGCCAAACGTCACTTAAAAAACGGAGTAACTACGATTGAGGTAAAAAGTGGCTATGGGTTATCGGTAGATGAAGAACTCAAAATGTTACATGCCATTAAGGAAACCAATGAGCTCGTTGGTCCAGATTTAATCCCAACCTGCCTAGCGGCCCATATGTTACCAAAGGATTATCCAGGAACCGCGGAAGAATACCTGGAAGAAATTAGTACGGTGCTTTTTCCTTTATTAAAAGAACAGCAACTTACCAATCGTATTGATGCGTTCATAGAAGAAAGTGCATTTTCCGCATTACAAATAATGCCCTATTTTCAAAAAGCAAGGGCAATGGGCTTTGATATTACAGTACATGCAGACCAGTTTTCAACTAAGGGCAGCAAGGTAGCCGTTGATTTTAAGGCTATAAGTGCCGACCATTTGGAGGCCAGTACAGAACTGGAAATTCAACGGTTGGCAAAAAGCGATGTTATCGCCATGGCATTGCCCGGTGCAACAATAGGATTGGGTTGTGCCTTTGCCCCCGCCCGAAAATTGTTGGATGCCGGCGGAGCCTTGGCAATAGCTAGCGACCATAATCCCGGTTCAGCTCCTATGGGCGATTTACTAACGCAGGCATCAATTTTAGGTGTTTTTGAAAAGCTCTCGAACGCAGAGGTTATGGCAGGTATTACATTTAGGGCCGCCGCTGCTCTAGGATTATATGACAGGGGAAGATTGGAAAAAGGGTACTTGGCGGACCTAAGTATTTTTCATACCGATAATTATCAAGAAATCCTATACAATCAAGGTAACTTAAAACCTTGTATGGTATGGAAAAAAGGGGAATTGGTATATGACAAACATAAATAA
- a CDS encoding urocanate hydratase has product MDFKSEILAGIPTVLPKKKQRSLKVSHAPNRKEILSLDEKKLAIKNALRYFPKDWHKELSHEFAEELNEFGRIYMYRFMPNYDVYARPIEEYPAKTGQAAAIMLMIQNNLDPAVAQHPEELITYGGNGAVFQNWAQYVLTMRYLATMTVDQTLHIYSGHPMGLFPSSKEAPRVVVTNGMMIPNYSQPDDWEKYNALGVTQYGQMTAGSYMYIGPQGIVHGTAITVMNAFRKVLKKDGYPAGKVFLTAGLGGMSGAQPKAGNIAGCITICAEVNPSAAKKRYDQGWVDELIDDIGQLVQRTKKAIEMKEVVSLAFIGNIIQVWETFYDEKIFVHLGSDQTSLHNPWAGGYYPIGLSYDECNTLMREDPDAFKKEVQQSLRRHVTAINKHTVNGTYFFDYGNAFLLEASRAGAAVYKNEKGEFVTSSYSGKENPSWAYPSYVQDILGPMCFDYGFGPFRWVCTSGNPDDLRKTDAIALKIMQKIKGDAPKEIQQQMQDNIKWIEEAEQNKLVVGSQARILYADAEGRAKIAEAFNKAIQSGDISAPVVLGRDHHDVSGTDSPFRETSNIYDGSKFTADMAIHNVIGGSFRGATWVSIHNGGGVGWGEVINGGFGMVLDGSKEASNRLKNMLFYDVNNGISRRSWARNEEAIFAIKREMQRTPQLKVTLPNLVEDGVLNDLFK; this is encoded by the coding sequence ATGGATTTTAAATCTGAAATACTCGCAGGAATACCAACTGTACTTCCAAAAAAAAAACAACGCTCCCTTAAGGTAAGCCATGCCCCAAACCGTAAAGAGATTTTGTCTTTGGATGAAAAAAAACTGGCCATTAAAAATGCATTGCGCTATTTCCCCAAAGATTGGCACAAAGAACTCTCCCATGAGTTTGCGGAAGAGTTAAACGAATTCGGGCGTATATATATGTATCGGTTTATGCCCAATTATGATGTATATGCCAGGCCTATAGAGGAATATCCCGCTAAAACAGGTCAGGCAGCGGCTATTATGCTAATGATTCAAAACAATTTGGATCCGGCCGTAGCACAACATCCTGAAGAGTTAATTACGTACGGTGGTAATGGTGCCGTTTTTCAAAATTGGGCGCAGTATGTTTTAACCATGCGCTATTTGGCGACTATGACGGTAGATCAGACGTTGCATATCTACTCCGGCCATCCCATGGGACTTTTCCCCTCTTCCAAAGAAGCCCCAAGGGTAGTGGTAACAAATGGCATGATGATTCCCAACTATTCCCAACCTGACGATTGGGAAAAATACAATGCCTTGGGCGTAACCCAGTATGGGCAAATGACGGCTGGATCTTACATGTACATTGGCCCTCAGGGCATCGTACACGGGACGGCCATAACAGTCATGAACGCGTTCAGAAAAGTGTTGAAAAAAGATGGGTATCCAGCAGGTAAAGTTTTCTTGACAGCCGGGCTGGGCGGTATGAGCGGCGCCCAACCGAAAGCCGGCAATATAGCAGGTTGTATTACAATTTGTGCAGAGGTAAATCCGTCAGCGGCAAAAAAAAGATACGATCAAGGTTGGGTAGACGAATTGATTGATGACATTGGCCAGCTAGTACAGAGAACCAAAAAAGCTATCGAGATGAAAGAAGTAGTGTCCTTGGCCTTTATCGGGAACATCATACAAGTATGGGAGACGTTTTATGATGAAAAAATATTCGTTCATTTAGGTTCTGACCAAACCTCATTGCATAATCCTTGGGCGGGCGGTTATTACCCCATAGGACTTTCATATGACGAATGCAATACCTTGATGAGAGAAGACCCTGACGCCTTCAAAAAAGAGGTGCAACAATCGCTACGCAGGCATGTAACAGCTATCAATAAACACACTGTAAACGGCACCTACTTTTTTGATTACGGAAACGCATTTTTACTGGAAGCCTCAAGAGCAGGGGCAGCAGTATATAAAAATGAAAAAGGGGAATTTGTAACCTCTTCGTACTCAGGAAAAGAGAATCCAAGTTGGGCCTACCCATCATATGTACAGGATATTTTAGGGCCTATGTGTTTTGATTATGGTTTTGGGCCTTTTCGTTGGGTGTGCACATCCGGAAATCCGGATGATTTACGAAAAACCGATGCTATTGCCCTAAAAATCATGCAAAAGATAAAGGGTGATGCTCCGAAAGAAATTCAACAACAAATGCAAGACAATATCAAATGGATTGAGGAAGCCGAGCAAAATAAATTAGTAGTGGGTTCCCAGGCCAGAATTTTATATGCCGATGCCGAAGGAAGGGCCAAAATTGCCGAGGCTTTCAATAAAGCCATACAATCTGGTGACATATCCGCTCCGGTCGTATTGGGAAGGGACCATCATGACGTCAGCGGTACAGATTCCCCTTTTCGGGAAACCAGCAATATTTATGACGGCAGTAAATTTACGGCCGATATGGCCATTCATAATGTCATAGGCGGCAGTTTTCGCGGGGCTACCTGGGTATCTATCCATAATGGCGGCGGTGTTGGTTGGGGCGAAGTGATAAACGGTGGGTTCGGGATGGTACTGGATGGTTCAAAAGAAGCTTCTAACCGATTAAAGAACATGTTGTTTTATGATGTGAACAACGGTATTTCAAGAAGAAGTTGGGCAAGAAATGAGGAAGCCATATTCGCCATCAAAAGAGAGATGCAACGAACGCCCCAACTCAAAGTCACCCTACCTAATCTGGTAGAAGATGGGGTATTGAATGATTTGTTCAAATAA
- the hutG gene encoding formimidoylglutamase, with protein MAIYQKTNTKIWTGRKSGSQLYLHEKVACIGLDAVKKDNFEKGYAILGYACDEGVKRNQGRVGAKEGPKVIREQLAKLPNHLDKDSKFLDVGTIICTDGAMEDAQNMLSETIYHLLAHDMVPLVFGGGHDMAYGHYNGIKKYVSTKKTIGIVNFDAHFDLRSNANGNNSGTPFYQIAQDCRADTIPFRYLCLGIRKDANDQNLFKTAEQLNVQYLERHHFNLYNLEHVRLRVMQFIEDVDCIYTTIDMDGFSSAYAPGVSAASPMGFSPDIVLECLRLIIDSKKMIGLDIAELNPKYDIDNRTAKLAASLVHYIIHNELH; from the coding sequence ATGGCAATATATCAAAAAACAAACACCAAAATCTGGACGGGACGAAAGTCTGGCAGCCAACTATATCTTCATGAAAAAGTAGCGTGTATTGGTCTTGATGCTGTTAAAAAAGACAATTTTGAAAAGGGATATGCCATTTTGGGCTATGCCTGTGATGAAGGTGTAAAAAGAAACCAAGGTAGGGTCGGAGCTAAAGAGGGTCCGAAAGTCATCAGGGAACAATTGGCGAAACTACCCAATCATTTAGATAAGGATTCTAAATTTCTTGATGTCGGCACAATAATCTGTACCGATGGTGCTATGGAAGATGCACAAAACATGCTCTCCGAGACAATATATCATTTATTGGCACACGATATGGTCCCGTTAGTATTTGGTGGCGGACATGATATGGCTTATGGCCATTATAATGGTATCAAAAAATACGTCTCGACCAAGAAAACTATAGGTATCGTTAATTTTGATGCCCATTTTGATTTACGTTCCAATGCAAATGGCAACAATTCGGGTACGCCCTTTTACCAAATCGCACAAGACTGTAGAGCCGATACAATCCCTTTTAGATATTTGTGTTTGGGCATACGAAAAGATGCCAATGACCAAAATCTCTTTAAAACTGCGGAGCAGCTGAATGTTCAATATTTGGAACGCCATCATTTTAATTTATATAACCTAGAACATGTACGACTTAGAGTAATGCAGTTTATCGAAGATGTGGATTGTATTTATACGACCATTGATATGGATGGCTTCTCATCGGCCTATGCGCCCGGTGTTAGTGCAGCATCCCCAATGGGGTTTTCCCCTGACATTGTTTTGGAATGTCTCAGACTCATTATCGACTCTAAAAAAATGATAGGTTTGGATATCGCCGAACTCAACCCCAAATATGACATTGATAACCGAACAGCTAAACTAGCTGCTTCATTGGTTCATTATATTATTCATAACGAATTGCATTGA
- a CDS encoding homogentisate 1,2-dioxygenase, which yields MPLYHKLGKIPQKRHTQFKKADGTLHYEQLFGTIGFDGMSSLMYHLHRPTQVKEVGKTEDVSPKAAVEYNIKSRLLKGLQIKPENDYLSSRKTILFNTDVHVGLAAPKQSMTDYFYKNTDADELIFIHEGSGVLKTLLGEIPFEYGDYILIPRGMIYQIHFDAEDNRLLIAESYHPIYTPKRYRNWFGQHLEHSPFCERDFKLPQNLQTHDEKGEFVMKVKKQGQLHHMVYATHPFDVVGWDGYNFPYAFSIHNFEPITGRVHQPPPVHQTFETGAFVVCSFCPRLYDYHPQAIPAPYNHSNIDSDEVLYYVDGDFMSRKGIDKGYISLHPAGIPHGPHPGTYEASIGKKGTEELAVMIDTFKPLQLTQTAMDIDDGKYYQSWLE from the coding sequence ATGCCGTTATATCATAAACTTGGTAAAATTCCACAAAAGAGACACACTCAGTTCAAAAAAGCCGATGGCACTCTACACTACGAACAGCTTTTTGGTACGATAGGTTTTGACGGGATGTCTTCCCTAATGTATCATTTGCATAGACCAACGCAGGTCAAGGAAGTAGGCAAAACAGAGGATGTTTCGCCAAAGGCAGCGGTTGAGTACAACATAAAATCCAGATTGTTGAAAGGGTTACAGATAAAACCGGAGAATGATTATCTGAGCAGTAGAAAGACCATTTTGTTCAATACCGATGTTCATGTTGGGTTAGCCGCACCAAAACAATCCATGACCGATTATTTTTATAAAAATACCGATGCCGACGAGCTTATTTTCATTCATGAGGGTTCTGGGGTCTTAAAGACCTTGTTGGGCGAGATTCCTTTTGAATACGGGGATTATATATTGATTCCACGAGGTATGATTTACCAAATACATTTTGATGCCGAAGACAACCGATTGTTGATAGCCGAGAGCTATCATCCCATTTATACTCCTAAAAGGTATCGAAACTGGTTCGGTCAGCATTTGGAACATTCCCCTTTCTGCGAGCGCGATTTTAAATTACCTCAGAATTTGCAAACACATGATGAGAAAGGTGAGTTTGTGATGAAGGTCAAAAAACAAGGGCAATTGCACCATATGGTATATGCCACACATCCTTTTGATGTGGTAGGTTGGGATGGGTACAATTTCCCCTATGCTTTCTCCATTCATAATTTTGAGCCTATTACAGGTAGGGTGCATCAACCGCCACCGGTACACCAAACTTTTGAGACCGGAGCTTTTGTGGTGTGTTCTTTTTGCCCACGTTTGTACGATTATCATCCCCAGGCGATTCCCGCGCCTTACAATCATTCCAATATAGATTCCGATGAGGTTCTGTATTATGTAGACGGTGATTTCATGAGCCGTAAGGGTATTGATAAAGGATATATTTCCTTACATCCTGCAGGTATACCGCATGGGCCGCATCCGGGAACCTACGAAGCCAGTATCGGTAAAAAAGGTACCGAAGAGTTAGCCGTTATGATAGATACATTTAAACCGTTACAGTTGACCCAGACCGCTATGGATATTGATGATGGGAAGTATTACCAATCTTGGTTGGAGTAG
- a CDS encoding NAD(P)/FAD-dependent oxidoreductase produces the protein MHLPKTDKKRIVIIGGGFGGISLAKKLRGLDAQIVLVDKHNYHTFQPLLYQVSTSGLEPDSIAYPIRKVLKNLDNFHFRWATVKEIDPVKQEIHTDIGQLTYDYLVLATGTKTNFFGNTDIEKYAMPMKSVPQALNIRSLMLQNFEDADNCDDLEERKALLNFSIVGGGPTGVELAGAFAELKRNVFPKDYKHLNIDEMQIHLFEGSDRILPPMSEHASKKATRFLQELGVKIHLNTMVSTYDGERLTLKDNTTIRTKNFIWAAGVTGAIVEGFENSVLKDRLNRYKVNKYNQVEGYESIFAIGDIAYMQTDEFPDGHPQVAQPAIQQGELLAQNLKRSFKGETMRPFVYYDKGSLATIGRNKAVADIKKLRFGGFFAWFVWMFVHLMALVGFRNKVVVFFNWAYNYINYDKAARLIVRPFTPKT, from the coding sequence ATGCATCTACCCAAAACGGATAAAAAGCGAATAGTTATCATAGGAGGCGGATTCGGTGGAATTTCCCTTGCAAAAAAGTTGAGGGGTCTAGATGCCCAAATCGTACTGGTAGATAAGCACAACTATCACACGTTTCAACCTTTGTTATATCAGGTTTCCACGAGTGGGCTAGAACCCGATTCCATTGCCTATCCTATTCGTAAAGTACTCAAAAACCTTGATAATTTTCATTTTAGATGGGCCACGGTAAAAGAAATAGATCCGGTAAAACAAGAAATCCATACCGATATTGGCCAGCTTACATATGACTACTTGGTTTTGGCCACCGGTACCAAAACCAATTTTTTTGGTAATACGGATATTGAAAAATATGCGATGCCTATGAAAAGCGTGCCGCAGGCCTTAAACATAAGAAGTTTAATGCTCCAAAATTTTGAGGATGCTGACAATTGTGATGATTTGGAAGAACGTAAGGCATTGCTCAATTTTAGCATTGTGGGCGGTGGCCCCACTGGAGTTGAGCTGGCAGGGGCCTTTGCAGAGTTAAAACGAAATGTGTTTCCTAAAGATTATAAACATCTAAATATAGATGAGATGCAAATTCATTTGTTCGAGGGGAGTGATCGAATTTTGCCTCCAATGAGCGAACATGCTTCTAAAAAAGCTACCCGGTTCTTACAAGAATTGGGGGTGAAAATTCATTTGAATACCATGGTCAGTACGTATGACGGTGAACGGCTCACTTTAAAAGACAACACTACCATAAGAACCAAAAACTTTATATGGGCCGCAGGGGTTACGGGAGCGATTGTAGAAGGATTTGAAAATTCCGTTTTGAAAGACAGATTAAATAGGTACAAGGTAAATAAGTACAATCAGGTAGAAGGTTATGAATCTATCTTTGCCATTGGCGATATTGCCTACATGCAGACCGATGAATTTCCTGATGGCCACCCGCAAGTGGCGCAACCGGCCATTCAACAAGGGGAACTGTTGGCCCAAAACCTGAAACGATCGTTCAAGGGCGAGACCATGAGACCCTTTGTATATTATGACAAAGGTTCATTGGCGACCATTGGCCGTAACAAGGCCGTGGCTGATATCAAAAAACTACGTTTTGGAGGGTTCTTTGCATGGTTTGTTTGGATGTTCGTGCATTTAATGGCACTGGTAGGGTTTCGGAACAAGGTGGTGGTTTTCTTTAATTGGGCCTATAATTATATAAACTATGATAAGGCCGCTCGATTGATCGTTAGACCTTTTACGCCCAAAACTTAG
- a CDS encoding FKBP-type peptidyl-prolyl cis-trans isomerase, with amino-acid sequence MKKIIFALIFVIALSCSTDSETDSLVDFTEQNEQEIQDYIQDNNLNAQRSATGLYYVIDEPGSGERPNSNSNVTVSYRGFFTDGTVFDESDANGVSFDLQQVIPGWTEGIQLFGEGGSGTLLVPSRLGYGNRDFRGIPAGSVLIFEVILISVN; translated from the coding sequence ATGAAAAAAATAATCTTCGCCCTAATTTTTGTTATAGCCCTATCGTGTTCCACCGACAGCGAGACAGATAGTTTGGTAGATTTTACCGAACAAAACGAACAGGAAATACAAGATTACATTCAAGACAATAATTTAAACGCCCAGAGAAGTGCTACAGGTCTCTATTATGTGATAGATGAGCCTGGCTCGGGTGAACGGCCCAATAGCAACTCAAACGTTACCGTAAGCTACAGAGGTTTTTTTACCGATGGTACCGTTTTTGATGAAAGTGATGCCAACGGTGTTTCCTTTGATTTGCAACAGGTAATTCCCGGGTGGACGGAAGGTATACAGTTATTTGGGGAAGGTGGCAGCGGAACCCTTTTAGTACCCTCGCGTTTGGGGTATGGCAATAGGGACTTTAGGGGCATACCCGCCGGTTCGGTCCTTATTTTTGAGGTCATCCTGATTTCGGTAAATTAA